The sequence below is a genomic window from Coffea arabica cultivar ET-39 chromosome 4c, Coffea Arabica ET-39 HiFi, whole genome shotgun sequence.
CTAATCCTGATCGAGAAAATGGTACCCAGAAATATTTATAAAGCGGAATCTGAAAGCAGAAAGAAACAGCCACTCGATGTAAAAATATTTTGCagacccaccattttgaagTGGCCTAAATCGCTGTATATTACTTCTGCATGAAGTGAAATAAAGAGATTTTGTACAGTGTGCACCACAAAGTACCCCGACTTGctcttttcacttttcatttgaTTTAACTTCTTTCAATACAAGTGGTTGGACCATGGTCATCCGGGGACTAATGACAATATAATACACATCTATTTCCAGAAGCATATCTTTACTAAATATGAAGCTTTCAGTTTCCCGTTCTGATTGCGCATAAATATTAGCTTTTGGGTATTAATCAGCATCTTGGAGTGGCCCTGCACTTGGCTAATGGATATATGGTCCAGTCCCCCAATAATTTCACCTTTTGCTGCCTTAGGGTCACAAATCATACTTAAGACATCAAGTAGCTCTTCCATGGAGCAATACAAAAACGAACAACTCACTGGATTATATTCTCATTTAATCAATGTCGACTCCTTCTATCATTTCAATCTTTTCTATCATCTTGATAGATTTTGAAGGTGCATTATCCAGCAAGTGCGCTTATTGATCAAGAGATAACTGGAGCCAAGCTTCAATAGTAGTCAAGGCAGTttttccaaattcaaccaaatgaTCCGATTTGGCACTCCAGAATTTCTCGAAATTTTTTCAGTGAATGTTGGAGGATGCATATAAAAATCTAGAGGAAAACAAGTGCAGTTTATTGTTAAGAGGGTGTCACCATCGGTGGTCCATTCTCATGTCTCATTCAAACCTGCCAAAGTTTCTGAGTGGAACTGCTTCATTCAAAACCCTCATTATCAAGTAGATCACTACACCTATTTGCATGAAAATTATGCAGTCACACATCAACCACCACGTGTCTAAACATTCTGGAATAAAACACCTGTTTCAATCAAAGCTCAACAGTACAAGACTCCTCTTGTTCTTCCCATTAATCTTATTCCTTTTAATTTTCCCCTATGTATACACCCTTCTTTTTCGGTGTTAGCAGCACTGAATTTTGCACGACTCAGATTAGCTGTATGAACATTCTGGTGAGTTTAACATCCATTATATGGCTGCCATTCCCTCAACAAATAGGTATAATTCATACTTGGGCAACCAATGATCACTTTTAGTTTCTTGGACTGATCATGATGGAGGCCGGGTACTAATCCCAGATCGTATAGACATCATTAGCAAAGCCAGATGAACTCCTGCATGTAAATAGGCTATCTAAGTCTTTTAAGTAGATATCCCGTGCCCATAAGGGTGAAAGGAACAAATTTGACACCATTACAGAGTGGCATAAAGGTGCCCTTGAGGATGAGATGAAGAATATCCAAGATATTCATGGACAATCTCATTGGTGTATATCCCAGAAAGCATGTCAGATGGCAAACTCAGTATTCCCTCCTTTAGCCACAAAAACCAATTAATTATAAGAGCTTTGGAATCCAGTAGCAAGTTCACTTCAGAATTTGTCCACTGTACATACCAACATAAAGGACCAGTCAAGCAAAAAGTGTAAAAGCTTTCTCTGGCGACTTTGTGCAGTTGCTGAGTTCTCACAAAGCTATCGATTATTTGATTTGGAGATGGGCAAAAGCATGAGTGATGGACGAAGGGAATCCATAGATCATGTATTTGGACATGGTTGGCAATAAAATATAGGATATTAAAGAGAAAAGTGGTAGAGTAAAATATCTTGATAATAGTGCCTTGGGACAACACCTACTCCAAGTAGATCCTTCCATTGCCTCTTGGTGGAGATAATTGTGAATGTCTGGAACTAAAATGTTTAAAATATCTTGAATCAGACAGACAGAAAGTTTTATGCTTTGCAATGCTCTTTGGCAAGGATGTGGAGAAACTTTTCAGAATATCTGTTCCATCATACTttattcttctctttttcccGAGCCATTAACAATTCTTGGCAAGTTATGACGATGGATACTAtctcaaaataattaaaagggAATCTAGTGATCGTGGCATGTTTTGGAACTGTATATTAGTTCAATTAATGGAAAATGTGATCAGATGCAAAGTAAGGAAGTCACAgtcaagaaaaggaaattgaaaatgaagaagatttACTTTGCAAACGATTGACTATTATCAATTTCATAACTCCTGACACACTACTTTGTATTAAGGCCTAATTCTGAGACGttacaagaaaataataaaTCAACTACTAAATATTACATGATTTCAATCAAAGACTTTAGGAACTATGGACAGGTATCAGCTTCATTTATCCAAGTTCATCTTAGGTTTTGTCAGATTGTCAACAGTTTTGGGTCTGAAGCACTAGTGGAATCAGAGATTGGGAGTAACCTTTAGATATTTCTAAAAGTTGGGGCAGCCAGCTCGAATTTTAATAAGAATGTAACTGAAAACTCTTTAACAGTTTAAGGGGATAAAAAGGGATGTGTCAAatcttttttttgttgttttttttttgggggggggaggggggttgGGGTTGGGGTTGGGGGGAGGAGGGTGATCCGCCGTGGTCTGAAGTAAATACAAGCTCAATTACGTGATCCCTTCCTGCAATTTAATGAGCTTTGGTCTAATGCTTGTGTTTAGCTTTCAGGTGCTGCTGTCTAATGTAAAGTCTACTGAGAGCCTTATTGTCAAGAGACTATCAGATATGAGTGGACATGCACTATGAGGTTCACATCCGATAAAAGTCCatcaaaaagagagaagatgaaAGGCAGGACGAAattgaaggagaaaaagaaagcaaatttcTTCTGAAAGACCAAAGGCAAAAGGTGTCATGAATACGACATAAATGCTGGCAAAATAGAATTTATCTTTCAACTTTCTTGACCAGCTTTGAAAGCAACGACTCTTTTAATTATACATTGCCAATTGTATGATCCACCTTTAATAATTCTATCTCTTCCCACTTTTGATGATCCCTCATTTTTTCACCATTCATTTTCTTTAGTAGCTATTAGAAGATAGATATGAAAACGGAGATGGAAGAAGAAAATCAAGTGGATCGAGAAGAACAACAGTATCATCATTGGCAAGTGAAATCCCCAGAAATTGTGGAGATTCCAGACGAAAGCAAGAGCATCCTGAGCAGCAGAAATGGACAAACAAATGATGTTTATGTTGCTGTTGGCAAAGATGACTTGCATGTGGTTCAATGGGTGCTTGATAATGCTGTTTCCCCAGGAACTAGACTCTTTCTTGTGCATGTCTTCCCTCCTATTACCTATATCAATACACCAGGTACTTTGAAAAGATTTTGCAAACTTTGCTATCTGTTGTATTTCAGCATTAACCTTGTATTAGAAGTTGTGGGCTAGTTATGTACATCAAACATATCATGATTAACAGCATGAATTATTTATATGCAGAACTCACATGATCATTACTTTCTGCCACTGTTTCTCTATATTCTGAACTTTCTTCTTGGgagtttaaaaaagaaaaagacaaactGGAAGCTTGAACAAGgatctctttcttcttgagcaGGAGAATGACAGTTTCAGAAATTTACTCCTTTGTGGTCTCTACCATGTCTATGAACTCTTGATGGAGCAACTAAACTAAAAAAGTCCTGGAAGTTGATGTTATAACAAGAATAGGCATTTTTCTGAGACAAAAGTATGGTGTTACTTAATAATTGATCCAAGGCAAAAACTGATGACATAGGGCTCCACATCTTTAGCTAATTAGAAACTGTAAGTGGAAGCTATTATTTCCAGTGCCGAATTAACATTTCCATTTCATACTTGTCCCTTATCCTTGCGAGGTGTTTTTGTAGCATTAAGTATTTGAAATACATGTCGAGACGTCGAGTGCTGACAATTTTTATTAATTGGGGTTTTTCTTGATAGTTGGAAGGCTTTCAAGAAGCCAATTGAGCCAAGATCAGTTAAGAGTCTATCTGAATGAAGACCAAAACAGGAggaagtatcttttggagaagtACATTCGCATGTGTAATGATGCCAAAGTGAGTAACAATCCATGTGCAGAAACTTGGTCATCATTGTACAAAGATTAGCTGCATCAGTAAATTGACTACTTCAAATGTCGGCTTATAGGTTCCGGTGGACACAATGCTCTTGGAGAGCAATGCAACTGCAAAAGCAATCCTAGGCCTAATTCCAGTCGTCAACATTACCAATCTAGTCATGGGGACTAAAAGGTCTCCTTTTACAAGGTAAAGCTTCCACCTGGATAACCTTTTATGCATACTGCTTTTGCTTCATTTCTAGTCGCCTAGTTGACGTACAATAGAAGCAGATCACAGGAAATGTTTCGAAGATCAAACTGATATCACCTCCCTTCTGGCCTTGAACACAAGGAAACTTGCATTAATCTTTTTCCGGTGCTAAACTCAACATGAGTAGCTGCACGTCATATAATCCTCTCCCTGCTGGTTTCAGGAATAATGAATGTTTGAGGCTATATGAGTTCTTTTCATGCATCAGGTCTATTTTTACTACAGTTTTATCCACATTAATCTTTCAATAAGTCAAGCAATTACTACCCagtcaaaacttgggtttcaaACACCTTTAGGTTCATAATTTTCAGCTCATATCCTTTGACATGTGCACTGCAAATAGGATCCCAAAAAAACAGGAAACTCATGCGTCTTTTGCTTCATTTTAGGCAGCTGATGAAAGGGCAAGGAAAAGGAGAATATGTTCAAAAGAATGCACCAGAATGCTGTGAGGTAACCATTGTTTACAATGGCAGAAGAATCATAAATGGCCAGCTGCATCCACCAGAGAGTATTCCTTCCAATCTGGTGTCAGGTGATCAAAGGCCAGAAACAACtcataactctgaaaggaactTCTTCGACTGTATTTGCTTTTCAGGAAAGTTCGACTGAAAGTTGATCTCTATGGAGTTGTTTTCTTGCAGGGTATCAAGAAAATTAAGCCTTGATTATAGCAATGCTACGCTTTTAGACCGAGACTCTATAGAGGATGTGGAATTGCGATTTGTAGATAGAAATTATCTTGTTCCCTCAAATGATAAATTGATATGGTGAAAATGTTGAAGGTGTTCTCTTTTCACTAGTCATAAATCTTATTGAATGGTCTATAGAAATCTGTGCCATTTATTTTGCTCTAAAAACAGGATGTTACAAACCAGTAAGAAGTTCCATGGATATCCAAAAATTGGTGGTGAAGCATTAAAATTCTACTTTGCTAAGAGTCACAAGACAACTAAATTAGCTCAAATTGGATTTACAGGAGCATACCTCTATGGTAAATATGGAGTTTGTTATATACTTTTCATGCTTCTTCAAATAAAGGTATAAATagaccaaatcaagccaaacatactaatattcaaatttatttgattattttaatgaatttaaacTTTTATTCAAATTCGACTTGTTTATATgtcaaattgaatttgaataagcttttttttttattattgaattTTAAAGTTAGCAAACATAAATACTATTCAAACTTGTTTTCACTGTTGACTGACGAATTAAAATCGAACGAACTCTTATCAAACTAAACTTAATTTGAGTATCGAGTAAATTAATTCATCATTTAACCCTATGTTTAAATTAAAGAGTAAGCTCCGTCATTTTTATCCTTCCATATAGATGAAAATTTTACTATGACCTTTTCAAATTTTCCCTTATTTTGTTGACTCTTTCAAATTTTCCCTCATTTTGCTTCCTCCATCCAAACTCACAGACATTAATTGTTGCCTGATGATTTCTGACCTGCATTGTCCAATAACTTTTGACCTATGACAAAGTCTAATTAATGAACCGGTAAGCCACGCGCTTTGTTTTTGACTAAAGATTAGGAGACTAGATGAAAATAGCGTATGATGCATTGCATTCTTTTTCTATCGGTAATCTagcattttttcaaataattagtCAAGagccaaaaagaagaaaaagaaaaacaatgaagtaGGAAAACTATGCAAGATTGCCCCCTTCAAAGTTATGCCTATTCGAAACGTCTAAGTATGGCAAGTAGCATTAAATAATTATTTCGTgcaattttattcataattgcACTTGCTTTCACGTTTGATTAGCATAATTACAATTCCAAATAATCAACTTACATGTTGGGAGATGGTTGGATTAGATGGCAACATGAGAGGAATTATCAATTATTGACGTCTTAGGCACtctcataaaaataaaaaaaaaatactcacGCCATAAAATTCCTAAAAATTGGTCCAAAACTAGCTCTagttggattagctgttttttggggtatttttgaaaaattttactgtagcagagtttttagagtatgttttgagatatttttagaatatattttgaaatatttaagagtagtagagtttttaggatatattttggaatatttttaaatattaaaaaaaattagactactttttagagtactttttaaaaatgtttatagtatttaaaaaactaatttttaaaaaactgaAGGATAGTATCTTGTCATATTTCATTACTTGTCATAAAATTGCTACAAAACTCCTAAGAGCAGCAACTTCTTATAAAATCGATACAGTATATTTTTTAACAAGAACTCTTAATAATATACAATCCCAACGATCTTTTGGATTTTGTTACTTGTCAGAAAATCACTACAttacattttattttataaCTTGTCATAACTCATAACTAATGTGTTGTTACATAAATAGAGTGTAACTTTATGCTCCTTAATGATTTTCCATAGATACTAGGATCAAATATGAAACTATGAATCCTTATTTATTTCCCATAAATTTCATATGTCCTACCACAAA
It includes:
- the LOC113739433 gene encoding U-box domain-containing protein 52 isoform X2, giving the protein MKTEMEEENQVDREEQQYHHWQVKSPEIVEIPDESKSILSSRNGQTNDVYVAVGKDDLHVVQWVLDNAVSPGTRLFLVHVFPPITYINTPVGRLSRSQLSQDQLRVYLNEDQNRRKYLLEKYIRMCNDAKVPVDTMLLESNATAKAILGLIPVVNITNLVMGTKRSPFTS
- the LOC113739433 gene encoding U-box domain-containing protein 52 isoform X1, which produces MKTEMEEENQVDREEQQYHHWQVKSPEIVEIPDESKSILSSRNGQTNDVYVAVGKDDLHVVQWVLDNAVSPGTRLFLVHVFPPITYINTPVGRLSRSQLSQDQLRVYLNEDQNRRKYLLEKYIRMCNDAKVPVDTMLLESNATAKAILGLIPVVNITNLVMGTKRSPFTRQLMKGQGKGEYVQKNAPECCEVTIVYNGRRIINGQLHPPESIPSNLVSGDQRPETTHNSERNFFDCICFSGKFD